One stretch of Tenuifilum sp. 4138str DNA includes these proteins:
- a CDS encoding LamG-like jellyroll fold domain-containing protein: MKNKFRIFGALLFGAVVMGGLLFTACSKDDDDNDNGKVDPSTIATANLVAYMPFDDNALETIGNITPSQQPNVTYVVGRRGKAYQGASGAYLRYNLPDNSKLKTLKSYTVAMWIKSPKVDGTPVPKVIEIGKSDDLFWGNLTIMIERLTDPGADSLFFKLHFKKVGVPWEGQWIEAKKSIFQVNKWMHLVFQYDATTSKFMIYKDGVKVEFPEAVENRYANDQQEPLGDLNFVNADVLNIGAWRPKTDSQATDEWMGWFMGNLDELRVYDKALSATEVKALYDAEVSQITE; the protein is encoded by the coding sequence ATGAAGAACAAATTCAGAATTTTTGGTGCGCTTCTTTTTGGCGCTGTAGTAATGGGTGGATTACTATTCACCGCATGCAGTAAAGATGATGATGACAATGACAATGGGAAGGTTGATCCAAGTACCATTGCAACAGCTAACCTGGTTGCTTACATGCCATTTGACGACAATGCCCTTGAAACCATTGGTAATATTACCCCATCGCAACAGCCTAATGTTACTTACGTTGTAGGTCGTAGGGGTAAGGCTTACCAGGGTGCCAGTGGCGCATATCTACGCTACAATCTACCTGACAACAGCAAACTTAAAACCCTAAAGTCTTACACTGTTGCCATGTGGATTAAATCCCCTAAAGTAGATGGTACGCCTGTACCTAAAGTTATCGAAATCGGAAAATCCGATGATTTATTCTGGGGAAACCTCACAATCATGATTGAGAGGCTTACTGATCCTGGTGCCGATTCACTATTCTTTAAGCTACACTTTAAAAAAGTAGGTGTTCCTTGGGAAGGTCAATGGATTGAAGCAAAGAAATCAATTTTCCAGGTAAATAAATGGATGCACCTTGTGTTCCAGTACGACGCAACTACCTCCAAGTTTATGATTTACAAGGATGGCGTAAAAGTTGAATTCCCTGAAGCAGTTGAAAATCGCTACGCCAACGATCAGCAGGAACCCCTTGGCGATCTGAACTTTGTTAACGCCGACGTGCTTAACATTGGTGCATGGAGACCAAAAACCGATTCTCAAGCCACTGATGAATGGATGGGTTGGTTCATGGGCAACCTGGATGAACTCCGTGTTTACGATAAAGCACTATCAGCTACAGAAGTTAAGGCTCTGTACGATGCCGAAGTATCACAAATTACTGAATAA
- a CDS encoding RagB/SusD family nutrient uptake outer membrane protein, whose translation MKTLRYIIITLASVLLLWNCEDFLDFRQEGTLPTTGIDYTKSENIFLSVSAAYAKLRNWGAHVFPYIGAFEIASDNADKGSTPEDNPEMRDIDNLTFQPTNGLINSLWTGYYDIVSGANYAIHQMPLFVQNLQNKPDRDYAIQCQGEAKAIRAYAYFNLTRLFGRVPIVDTVLSSEQLASLSQASTNELYAFIEKDLEEAIAVLPDGYTKEWGGRISKYTAMAIKAKVHLYQSEWDSVASLTDKIIASGRFRLLDNFREVFSMDGENSKESLFEIQSSTLGKSSGDAAYLEYGYVQGPRGNSPANMQGWGFCTPSQNLIDFYSARGEIIRPATTLLYRGTKTPEGDSIKMSCTNPVYNGKVYTPSSQNRWVYNGYGFDHNIRVIRYSDILLMYAEALVQGATVPLTCGLSADNAVNMVRNRAGLPSISGATLQDIWDERRAELAMEEDRYFDLVRTNQAATALASKGFVVGKHEHYPIPAAQMQLNPNLTQNNGY comes from the coding sequence ATGAAAACATTAAGATACATCATAATAACACTTGCATCGGTTCTGTTACTTTGGAACTGTGAAGATTTTCTCGACTTTCGGCAGGAGGGAACCTTACCCACAACCGGAATTGATTACACCAAGTCCGAAAATATTTTTCTTTCAGTAAGCGCTGCCTACGCCAAGTTGAGAAACTGGGGAGCACATGTTTTCCCCTACATTGGGGCGTTTGAAATTGCCTCGGATAATGCCGATAAGGGTAGTACACCTGAAGATAACCCTGAAATGCGCGATATTGACAACCTGACCTTTCAGCCTACCAATGGTCTTATAAATTCCTTGTGGACTGGTTACTACGATATAGTTAGCGGTGCCAACTACGCCATTCATCAAATGCCCCTATTCGTTCAAAACTTACAGAATAAACCAGATCGCGATTATGCCATTCAATGCCAAGGCGAGGCTAAAGCCATTAGAGCGTACGCATACTTTAACCTGACCCGTTTATTTGGGCGAGTACCTATTGTAGACACAGTTCTTTCCTCTGAACAGTTAGCCTCACTTAGTCAGGCTAGTACAAATGAATTATACGCTTTCATTGAGAAAGACCTGGAAGAGGCCATTGCTGTTCTACCCGATGGTTACACCAAGGAATGGGGTGGCCGAATATCCAAATACACTGCAATGGCAATAAAGGCTAAGGTACACCTATACCAATCGGAATGGGACTCAGTAGCGTCCCTAACCGATAAAATTATTGCATCGGGCAGGTTCAGACTTCTCGATAACTTCCGCGAAGTATTTAGCATGGATGGAGAGAATTCAAAGGAATCGCTTTTTGAAATTCAAAGTTCTACACTTGGAAAGTCATCGGGCGATGCTGCTTATCTTGAGTATGGGTATGTACAGGGGCCGCGCGGAAACTCACCTGCCAATATGCAAGGCTGGGGTTTCTGTACACCAAGTCAAAACCTAATCGATTTTTATTCTGCGCGTGGTGAAATAATAAGACCCGCAACTACACTGCTTTACAGGGGAACTAAAACACCGGAAGGCGACAGCATTAAAATGAGTTGCACCAACCCTGTTTACAACGGAAAGGTATATACACCCTCATCGCAAAATAGATGGGTGTACAATGGGTATGGTTTTGACCATAACATCAGGGTGATCAGGTATTCCGATATCCTTTTGATGTATGCCGAGGCATTGGTGCAAGGCGCTACTGTTCCCTTAACCTGTGGCTTAAGTGCCGATAATGCTGTTAACATGGTTCGAAACAGAGCTGGTTTACCCAGTATCAGCGGAGCTACTCTACAGGACATTTGGGACGAACGCCGTGCCGAACTGGCCATGGAGGAGGACAGGTATTTTGATCTGGTGCGGACAAATCAGGCAGCAACCGCACTTGCATCGAAGGGATTTGTGGTGGGAAAGCATGAGCATTACCCAATACCGGCTGCCCAAATGCAACTGAATCCAAATTTAACTCAGAATAACGGATATTAA
- a CDS encoding SusC/RagA family TonB-linked outer membrane protein has protein sequence MHSLTQTKPKTLIRIAGTFLLVLLFSSSFAQQLIKGTVKAGDTGEKLPGANVTVKGTTRGTNTDLEGNYQIEVLPGDKILVFSFVGFEDTEVEITNQKVIDVTLKLKSTQLQEVVVVGYGTQKAKDLTAPIVTVKGNELSKQVASNPMNALQGKVSGVQIINSGEPGSGATVKIRGVGSIGDYAKPLYVVDGVFVDNIDFLSSSDVEDLTVLKDASAAAIYGVRAANGVIIVTTRKGKTGIPTVSYDSYVGFQVPVNILKMASKDQYITLLNEANENIPGYVPKNPADYPTSTDWYQELVRPAGMNNHNLDISGSTDKTSYSIGGNYIYQNGIMDAQNNYQRYNIRGRLDQQVNKNLKIGINTIISNYSRFNPNTGAFFGAYVNPPVYSVYDPANSDAYPVKFGAPQKYGFGNQYGNPVAAAYYVDNFEKGHKEVFSIYAELDIIKDKLTYRAAYNQDQDNWNQRSYTPQFYVGGSQGVTKSSLTKTFGGASKQIIDNLLTYKNSAGKTSYSILLGHSVRMEKWETLSGYANSVPGYDDQSKYLINGSFRDRNAYDAAARYNGLSFFTRSTLNHNDKYLVTLTFRADASSKYQQKWGYFPSLGIAWNITQENFSRINEKFANLKLRLSWGMLGNDNIPANSSMILGQTGVGSSGVFGDNLVDGMGAQTVLQNYLKWETVTELDMGIDFTLKNQKLSGELDYYRRVTNNVVFYAPIATGGGIAELLGNNGKVLNTGVEFSLNYKNEISKDLNYNISFNATFNHNEVLELNGREYIPSGYVRGNYTTRTAVGHPIGSFYGYEIDGVYKSELEALRDPVSQAIKDKGYFKYKDQNGDKIVDENDKVYRGSAIPWLITGFDFGLNYKKFDVSLSITGQYGNKILNAKRMNRDVFSDGNYDEDFYNNRWTTSNKSTDYPSAEAYNSSFIQQANDFFVENGFYIRIQNVQIGYTTDKIPYVPKFRVFFTAQRPYTFFTYKGFTPEVGGSPISSGIDFNVYPMQAIYTLGIKLIF, from the coding sequence ATGCACAGCCTAACTCAAACCAAACCAAAAACTTTAATACGCATAGCGGGAACTTTCTTGCTTGTTCTACTTTTCAGTTCATCATTTGCACAGCAATTAATTAAAGGAACTGTAAAGGCGGGCGATACAGGCGAAAAACTTCCCGGTGCAAACGTTACTGTTAAAGGCACAACCCGGGGTACCAATACCGATTTGGAAGGAAACTACCAAATTGAGGTGCTCCCCGGCGATAAGATCTTAGTGTTCTCATTTGTAGGATTTGAGGATACAGAGGTAGAAATTACAAATCAGAAGGTAATAGATGTTACTCTAAAATTGAAGTCAACTCAACTTCAGGAAGTTGTTGTGGTTGGCTATGGAACCCAGAAAGCCAAGGACCTTACTGCCCCAATTGTGACAGTTAAAGGTAACGAGCTATCAAAACAGGTTGCATCGAACCCAATGAATGCCTTGCAAGGCAAAGTTTCCGGTGTTCAAATTATTAACAGCGGTGAACCAGGTAGCGGAGCTACAGTAAAAATAAGGGGAGTTGGCTCAATTGGCGATTATGCAAAACCCCTTTACGTGGTAGATGGAGTTTTTGTTGACAACATCGACTTTTTAAGCTCGAGCGATGTGGAAGATCTTACAGTGCTCAAAGATGCCTCGGCCGCTGCTATTTACGGTGTTAGAGCCGCAAACGGTGTAATTATTGTTACCACCAGGAAAGGCAAAACGGGTATACCTACTGTAAGCTACGATAGCTACGTTGGATTCCAAGTTCCAGTAAACATCCTTAAAATGGCCTCAAAGGATCAATATATTACTCTCCTTAACGAGGCAAATGAGAATATCCCGGGTTATGTTCCCAAAAATCCTGCCGATTACCCTACCAGCACCGATTGGTATCAGGAACTTGTTCGCCCAGCTGGTATGAATAATCATAACCTGGACATTTCTGGATCAACCGATAAGACTTCATACTCAATTGGGGGAAACTATATATACCAGAACGGTATTATGGATGCCCAGAACAATTACCAGCGCTATAACATCAGGGGAAGACTTGACCAGCAAGTAAATAAAAACTTAAAAATTGGCATTAATACCATTATATCCAATTACTCCAGGTTCAACCCAAATACTGGAGCTTTTTTTGGGGCATATGTTAACCCACCTGTTTACTCAGTTTATGACCCAGCAAACAGCGATGCCTACCCTGTAAAGTTTGGTGCTCCGCAAAAATATGGATTTGGTAACCAGTACGGGAATCCTGTTGCGGCTGCTTACTATGTCGATAACTTTGAAAAAGGACATAAAGAGGTTTTCAGTATATATGCTGAACTCGATATTATTAAAGATAAACTAACCTACCGTGCAGCCTACAATCAGGATCAAGATAACTGGAACCAACGCAGCTATACTCCTCAGTTCTATGTTGGTGGCTCGCAGGGAGTAACCAAATCAAGCTTGACAAAAACATTTGGAGGCGCCTCCAAACAAATTATTGATAACCTGTTAACCTATAAGAATAGTGCTGGAAAAACATCATACTCCATACTCCTAGGGCATTCAGTCAGAATGGAGAAATGGGAAACCCTTTCGGGCTATGCCAATAGCGTTCCCGGATATGATGATCAATCGAAATACCTTATTAATGGCTCATTCCGCGACCGTAATGCTTACGACGCTGCAGCAAGGTACAACGGACTTTCGTTTTTTACGCGGAGTACTCTGAACCACAATGATAAATATCTTGTAACCCTTACGTTCCGTGCCGATGCAAGTTCAAAATATCAACAAAAATGGGGTTATTTTCCCTCATTGGGTATTGCATGGAATATCACCCAGGAAAACTTTAGTAGAATTAATGAAAAGTTTGCCAACCTGAAGCTACGCTTAAGCTGGGGGATGCTTGGCAATGATAATATACCCGCCAACTCCTCGATGATTCTTGGTCAAACTGGCGTTGGAAGTTCAGGAGTGTTTGGCGATAATTTGGTGGATGGCATGGGTGCTCAAACTGTTTTGCAGAATTACTTGAAATGGGAAACTGTTACAGAACTGGATATGGGGATTGACTTTACCCTTAAAAATCAAAAATTATCGGGTGAACTCGATTATTACCGACGCGTTACCAACAATGTAGTGTTTTATGCTCCCATTGCCACAGGAGGTGGTATTGCTGAACTTTTAGGTAATAATGGAAAAGTGTTGAATACGGGTGTTGAGTTTTCGCTGAACTACAAAAACGAGATATCAAAGGATCTTAACTATAACATTTCGTTCAACGCTACATTCAATCATAACGAGGTTCTTGAACTTAATGGTAGGGAGTACATCCCCAGTGGTTATGTAAGGGGGAACTACACAACCCGAACTGCTGTAGGGCACCCCATAGGCTCATTCTACGGGTATGAGATTGACGGTGTATACAAGAGTGAACTTGAAGCTTTACGCGACCCAGTAAGTCAGGCCATTAAGGATAAAGGATATTTCAAGTATAAGGATCAAAACGGCGATAAGATTGTGGATGAAAATGATAAAGTTTACCGGGGTAGTGCAATACCTTGGCTAATTACGGGGTTTGATTTTGGTTTAAACTACAAAAAATTTGATGTAAGCCTTTCCATTACCGGACAGTATGGCAACAAAATTTTGAATGCCAAAAGGATGAACAGGGATGTATTTTCCGATGGAAACTACGATGAAGATTTTTACAATAACCGATGGACTACCTCAAATAAATCGACCGATTACCCATCGGCTGAAGCCTATAACTCTTCATTTATTCAGCAAGCTAACGATTTCTTTGTTGAAAATGGCTTTTACATTCGGATTCAGAATGTGCAAATAGGCTACACAACCGATAAAATTCCTTACGTACCCAAATTTCGGGTATTCTTCACAGCCCAACGCCCATACACATTCTTTACATACAAAGGTTTTACCCCTGAAGTTGGAGGATCGCCTATCAGTAGTGGTATCGACTTCAATGTTTACCCCATGCAAGCCATTTATACACTGGGCATTAAGCTGATATTTTAA
- a CDS encoding triple tyrosine motif-containing protein, with protein sequence MFKDYHNLIVKALNRQLSFLIVNILLTLSSYTYCQSSLLINNFEKKEYRAGNQNWSICLGMQNHILFGNNNGLLCFDGASWKIKPHPNNTTIRSVLTAKNRIYTGSFEDFGYYEILNNSVGNYFSLAKPFRSSIHNEEFWRIVAIKDIIFFQSFGTIFYLSKDRIGKIPLDFSVLLLMQAGENIFTQAINGPIYRVDTLGLKQIKGSEIFKNTEVKSVVVLNSDTLFLTSTMGIFRFDGNAFTPWKTSIDIQLIKSNPNIALSEGSKLAIGTILEGVFIFDNKGKLLHHIDSKLIHNNTILSMQFDSIGNLWLGKDKGISYVAFNSPISTYVNEKESFACYSGALSQNKLFLATNQGVYTYSFNPRGGFENQGVIDGTQGQCWFTKQIGNKLYFGLNNGTYSYSNGNLNKVCYISGGYNLERFGIEPSLFIQSTYRNLVTYSYENGSLRVNKIIPTYSSPTRFLQIDFQNYLWLGHTVTGIYRAQISNDLSEIVKIDTIGIKNNLNINTNRIYKIENRIVVPTQKNILRWDDISEQFIPFNEINYQLQGFEKCKAIISLPANHYWFIKDDEWGLFEIRYGEAKLKYRILPQAYNIEMVDGYENIVSLNDSLQIICLDNGFSILNLKMFDRIPIDIHPPIITEVVIWNGEQNVKNHPRLNRNNELTIPWRKNNVSFSFTSKDIIGVKHFYQYMLDGVDREWSEWTPNTSIDYKRLSPGTYRFKVRTLDSKGHITPNATVTIKVLPPLYASWKAIGFYILLGFAITAYTRARYKKKVKKHYEEKRKLELEKINKEKEEKEKIIIKLQNEKLQADIENKNSQLALSTMAIVRKNQLLQDIAQELEGLKNELGYRIPNKYYSKISRLITQDIESDHDWEIFEKLFDQAHQNFFRRLKENYPSLTPSDLRLCAYLRMNLSSKEIAPLLNISIRGVEERRYRLRKRLGLDTNENLNDFILKF encoded by the coding sequence TTGTTCAAGGATTACCACAACCTAATAGTAAAAGCCTTGAACCGTCAGCTTAGTTTCCTGATAGTAAATATTTTGCTGACATTAAGTAGTTATACTTACTGTCAAAGTTCGCTTCTTATAAATAACTTTGAGAAAAAGGAATATCGGGCAGGAAATCAGAACTGGTCTATCTGCCTTGGCATGCAAAATCATATTCTGTTTGGTAACAATAATGGACTGCTTTGCTTTGATGGTGCTAGTTGGAAGATTAAACCTCATCCAAACAATACAACAATACGCTCTGTTTTGACAGCTAAAAATAGAATTTACACGGGAAGCTTTGAGGATTTTGGCTACTATGAAATATTGAACAATAGTGTTGGCAATTACTTTTCGCTTGCTAAGCCTTTTAGATCTAGTATACACAATGAGGAGTTCTGGCGTATTGTAGCTATCAAGGATATTATTTTCTTTCAAAGCTTTGGAACAATTTTTTACCTGTCAAAGGATAGAATTGGTAAAATACCCCTGGATTTCTCAGTTCTTCTGCTAATGCAAGCCGGTGAAAATATTTTCACTCAAGCCATTAACGGACCAATTTACCGTGTTGATACACTAGGCCTCAAACAGATTAAAGGGAGTGAAATTTTCAAAAACACTGAGGTTAAATCGGTTGTGGTGCTTAATAGCGATACGCTTTTTCTCACTTCAACAATGGGAATTTTTAGGTTTGATGGAAACGCTTTCACTCCATGGAAAACCTCCATTGATATTCAACTTATAAAATCAAATCCAAACATTGCCCTAAGCGAAGGAAGTAAACTTGCCATAGGTACAATACTTGAAGGTGTTTTTATTTTTGATAACAAGGGGAAACTATTACATCACATCGACTCGAAGCTAATTCATAACAATACAATCCTCTCCATGCAATTCGACTCAATTGGAAATCTTTGGTTAGGAAAAGACAAGGGTATAAGCTACGTGGCCTTTAACTCACCAATTAGCACATATGTTAATGAAAAGGAAAGCTTTGCGTGCTACTCTGGAGCCCTTTCACAGAATAAACTATTCCTTGCAACAAACCAAGGAGTATATACCTACTCTTTCAACCCAAGGGGCGGATTTGAGAACCAGGGTGTGATTGACGGAACTCAAGGTCAATGTTGGTTTACCAAGCAAATTGGTAACAAGCTTTACTTTGGTTTAAATAATGGTACCTACTCATATTCCAATGGCAATCTGAACAAAGTATGCTACATTTCAGGCGGTTATAATCTTGAACGATTTGGCATAGAACCTAGTTTATTCATTCAAAGCACCTACAGAAATTTAGTTACTTACTCATACGAGAATGGTTCGCTCAGGGTAAATAAAATAATACCCACATACTCATCGCCTACACGCTTTTTGCAGATCGATTTTCAAAACTACTTGTGGCTAGGCCACACAGTTACAGGAATTTATCGTGCTCAAATCAGTAACGATCTTTCAGAAATTGTGAAAATTGATACCATAGGAATAAAAAACAATCTGAATATCAACACAAACAGAATATATAAAATTGAAAACAGAATAGTAGTACCAACCCAAAAAAATATTTTAAGATGGGACGATATTTCCGAGCAGTTCATACCCTTTAACGAAATCAATTACCAGCTGCAGGGTTTTGAAAAATGTAAAGCAATAATTTCGCTCCCAGCAAACCATTACTGGTTTATAAAAGATGATGAATGGGGTTTATTTGAAATACGCTACGGTGAAGCTAAACTTAAGTATAGAATATTGCCCCAAGCCTACAATATTGAAATGGTTGATGGATACGAAAATATTGTTAGCCTTAATGATAGCCTTCAAATTATTTGCTTAGATAATGGTTTCTCCATTCTTAACTTAAAAATGTTCGATAGAATTCCTATCGACATTCACCCTCCAATTATTACAGAGGTTGTAATTTGGAACGGCGAACAAAATGTAAAAAACCACCCCCGCTTAAATAGAAATAACGAACTCACAATCCCATGGCGAAAAAATAACGTTTCATTCTCATTTACTTCAAAGGATATTATTGGTGTTAAACACTTCTACCAGTATATGCTTGATGGTGTTGACCGGGAATGGAGCGAGTGGACCCCAAATACATCAATTGACTACAAACGACTTTCGCCCGGTACGTACAGGTTCAAGGTTAGAACACTAGATTCAAAGGGTCATATTACCCCAAACGCCACCGTTACGATAAAGGTTTTACCTCCCCTTTACGCATCATGGAAGGCAATTGGTTTTTACATTCTTCTTGGTTTTGCAATTACAGCGTACACAAGAGCAAGGTATAAAAAGAAAGTGAAAAAGCATTACGAAGAGAAACGTAAACTTGAACTTGAGAAAATTAACAAGGAAAAGGAAGAAAAAGAAAAGATTATCATAAAACTTCAGAACGAAAAGTTGCAAGCCGATATCGAAAATAAAAACTCGCAATTGGCGTTGAGCACAATGGCAATTGTCCGCAAAAACCAACTCTTACAGGATATTGCCCAAGAACTTGAAGGCCTAAAGAACGAACTGGGGTACCGAATCCCAAATAAGTACTACAGCAAAATAAGCAGGTTAATTACCCAAGACATTGAAAGCGATCACGACTGGGAAATCTTTGAAAAACTATTCGATCAGGCCCATCAAAACTTCTTTAGACGATTAAAAGAGAATTACCCATCGCTTACACCAAGCGACTTGCGGCTTTGCGCATACCTTCGCATGAATCTATCGTCAAAAGAAATTGCACCCCTGCTTAACATTAGTATCCGTGGGGTAGAGGAACGAAGGTACCGATTAAGAAAACGATTAGGGCTCGACACTAACGAAAATCTTAACGACTTCATACTTAAGTTTTAG
- the mnmA gene encoding tRNA 2-thiouridine(34) synthase MnmA gives MERVVVGLSGGVDSSVAAYLLKQQGYEVIGMFMKNWHDTTGVLKGDCPFDDDKQFAEMVARKLNIPFEFVDLSDQYRQRVVDYMFSEYSKGRTPNPDVLCNREIKFDAFMEAALKLGAKYVATGHYCRKETITKDNTTLYRLLAGVDPNKDQSYFLCQLNQQQLSKALFPIGHLHKPEVRKIAAELGLATAERKDSQGICFVGKVDLPVFLQQKLKAKKGKIVEIPAEFYTQLPSINSTDLASLSKPYTYKLSDGKVVGEHQGAHFFTIGQRKGLNVGGKAEPLFVIVTDIENNIVYVGMGQSHPGLYRSGLSMSPNEVHWVRPDLALPTGQSLQVLARIRYRQPLQKATLYHTDNAYYLIFDTPQRGITAGQFAAWYIDDELIGSGVIAE, from the coding sequence ATGGAAAGAGTTGTAGTAGGCCTTTCGGGTGGTGTAGATTCAAGCGTTGCTGCTTACCTATTAAAGCAGCAAGGCTATGAGGTTATTGGGATGTTCATGAAAAACTGGCACGATACCACGGGTGTACTTAAGGGCGATTGCCCTTTTGACGATGATAAACAATTTGCTGAGATGGTTGCCCGTAAACTTAATATCCCTTTTGAGTTTGTTGACCTCAGCGACCAGTACCGCCAGCGAGTAGTAGATTACATGTTCAGCGAGTATTCCAAGGGTCGCACACCAAACCCCGATGTACTTTGCAACAGAGAAATAAAGTTTGATGCTTTTATGGAAGCAGCCTTAAAACTTGGTGCAAAGTATGTGGCAACCGGGCATTACTGCAGAAAAGAAACTATCACAAAAGATAACACTACTCTTTACCGCTTACTTGCCGGAGTTGATCCCAATAAGGATCAAAGCTACTTTCTGTGCCAGCTAAACCAGCAACAGCTGAGTAAAGCGCTCTTTCCGATTGGTCATTTGCATAAGCCCGAGGTTAGGAAAATTGCAGCTGAACTTGGCCTTGCAACGGCAGAGCGGAAGGATTCGCAGGGAATATGCTTTGTAGGGAAGGTTGATTTGCCAGTGTTCCTGCAACAAAAGCTTAAAGCTAAAAAGGGGAAAATAGTTGAAATACCTGCCGAGTTTTACACCCAGTTGCCGAGTATTAATAGTACCGATTTAGCATCGCTCTCAAAACCATACACCTATAAGCTTTCCGATGGTAAGGTAGTTGGCGAGCATCAGGGCGCTCACTTTTTTACTATTGGTCAGAGGAAAGGCTTGAATGTTGGAGGTAAGGCCGAACCCCTATTTGTTATAGTTACTGATATTGAGAATAACATTGTTTACGTTGGTATGGGGCAAAGCCACCCGGGGCTATACCGCTCAGGACTTTCCATGAGCCCCAACGAGGTTCATTGGGTGCGCCCCGATTTAGCATTGCCCACAGGGCAATCGTTGCAGGTTCTGGCTCGAATACGATACCGCCAACCTCTGCAGAAAGCAACCCTATACCACACCGATAACGCCTACTACCTGATTTTTGATACCCCTCAACGAGGAATAACAGCAGGTCAATTTGCAGCATGGTACATTGACGATGAGCTGATTGGCTCTGGGGTAATAGCGGAATAG